The Saccharomonospora glauca K62 genome has a segment encoding these proteins:
- a CDS encoding AraC family transcriptional regulator → MERTPRGILHRHAARTRFTLNRLPPAPSLREYVQYYWIVRWDLRGGPPYEQRVLPNLSTHVVFGTASAGVWGPSRSVFTQVLRDRGLALGVRVVPGCCGAVLGLPAGDLRDGPKSLPDVLGNTVRATEEAVCRGGPDSELTSLIDALFTGRVRPLTDSERRVRDTVALIAGDPTLTRVDELASRTGMTVRETQRLFTTHVGTGPKWAIRVYRLCDAEARLSSDSPPGQAELAAELGYSDQAHFARDFASLVGVPPGSYRRQQKVTERAQN, encoded by the coding sequence GTGGAACGGACCCCCAGGGGAATCCTGCACCGGCATGCCGCGAGGACGCGGTTCACGCTGAACAGGCTCCCTCCGGCTCCCTCGCTTCGCGAGTACGTCCAGTACTACTGGATCGTGCGCTGGGACCTTCGCGGTGGACCACCGTATGAACAACGGGTACTGCCCAACCTGTCGACACACGTGGTGTTCGGAACCGCCTCCGCGGGGGTGTGGGGACCGTCCCGGTCGGTGTTCACCCAGGTCCTGCGCGACCGGGGGCTGGCACTCGGCGTACGCGTGGTGCCCGGCTGCTGCGGTGCGGTGCTGGGCCTGCCCGCCGGCGACCTCCGCGACGGACCGAAGTCGTTGCCGGACGTCCTCGGGAACACGGTGCGCGCGACCGAGGAAGCCGTGTGCCGGGGAGGCCCCGACTCGGAACTCACCTCGCTGATCGACGCGCTGTTCACCGGACGAGTCCGACCGCTTACGGATTCGGAACGTCGCGTCCGCGACACCGTCGCCCTGATCGCCGGCGACCCGACATTGACACGGGTGGACGAACTCGCCTCACGTACCGGAATGACGGTGCGTGAGACGCAACGGCTGTTCACCACACACGTCGGAACGGGACCCAAGTGGGCAATCCGGGTCTACCGCCTGTGCGACGCCGAGGCTCGCCTGTCCTCCGATTCCCCACCGGGCCAGGCAGAACTGGCGGCCGAACTCGGCTACAGCGACCAAGCACATTTCGCCCGCGATTTCGCGTCACTCGTCGGCGTCCCACCGGGGTCGTACCGGCGACAACAGAAAGTAACCGAACGGGCGCAAAACTGA
- the panD gene encoding aspartate 1-decarboxylase, translating to MYRTMLKSKIHRATVTQADLHYVGSVTVDRTLMDAADLLPGEQVTIVDVTNGARLETYVIEGERDSGVLGINGAAAHLIHPGDIVILIAYGQMDSAEAASFVPRIVFVDEKNRIVEKGGDPASVPEGYGLVSGAETAAGDNGGPVAETADAARLDALLHAEN from the coding sequence ATGTATCGAACCATGCTCAAGTCCAAGATCCACCGGGCGACGGTGACGCAGGCGGACCTGCACTACGTCGGCTCGGTCACCGTCGACCGCACCTTGATGGACGCGGCCGACCTGTTGCCCGGAGAGCAGGTCACTATCGTCGACGTCACCAACGGCGCACGGTTGGAGACCTACGTCATCGAGGGCGAGCGCGACAGCGGGGTGCTGGGCATCAACGGTGCCGCCGCCCACCTCATCCATCCCGGCGACATCGTCATCCTTATCGCCTACGGGCAGATGGATTCGGCCGAGGCCGCGTCCTTCGTCCCGAGGATCGTATTCGTCGACGAGAAGAATCGGATCGTCGAGAAGGGCGGCGACCCCGCCTCGGTTCCCGAGGGCTACGGGCTCGTCAGCGGTGCCGAGACGGCCGCCGGCGATAACGGAGGCCCGGTGGCCGAAACGGCCGACGCGGCCCGATTGGACGCGTTACTGCACGCGGAGAATTGA
- the panC gene encoding pantoate--beta-alanine ligase: MTRPKTTPQFTRGRVNVYRKPDDVRQVTAALRSVGRNVALVPTMGALHEGHKELMRRAKRLPNTVVAASIFVNPLQFGEGEDFDAYPRTLDADLEVLADVGVEIAFTPSAEDLYAPDAAITVHPGPLGDELEGAFRPGHFSGVLTVVAKLFNIVRPHYAFFGEKDYQQLVLVKRMVRDLDLDVRVLGVPTVREPDGLALSSRNTYLSPEQRELAVVLSQALVAGARAGAEGPEAVLDAARSTLAARPEVAVDYLELRSTELGPPPADGEARLLVAARVGSTRLIDNVGLLLGAAAEYGIER, encoded by the coding sequence GTGACGAGACCGAAGACGACACCCCAGTTCACCCGTGGCCGGGTGAACGTCTACCGCAAGCCGGACGACGTGCGCCAGGTCACCGCGGCGCTGCGTTCCGTGGGCCGCAACGTGGCGCTCGTGCCGACGATGGGCGCTCTGCACGAAGGCCACAAGGAGCTGATGCGCAGGGCCAAGCGCCTGCCCAACACGGTCGTGGCCGCGTCGATCTTCGTCAACCCGCTTCAGTTCGGGGAGGGCGAGGACTTCGACGCCTACCCGCGCACGTTGGACGCCGACCTCGAAGTGCTGGCCGACGTCGGCGTGGAGATCGCGTTCACGCCCAGCGCCGAGGACCTGTACGCGCCCGACGCGGCGATCACGGTGCATCCGGGGCCGCTCGGCGACGAACTCGAAGGCGCGTTCCGCCCCGGACACTTCTCGGGCGTGCTCACCGTGGTGGCGAAGCTGTTCAACATTGTCCGCCCGCACTACGCGTTCTTCGGGGAGAAGGACTACCAGCAACTCGTTCTCGTCAAGCGCATGGTGCGGGACCTCGACCTCGACGTGCGGGTGTTGGGGGTCCCCACCGTTCGCGAGCCGGACGGCTTGGCGCTGTCGTCACGCAATACCTACTTGTCCCCGGAACAGCGGGAGTTGGCGGTGGTGCTGTCGCAGGCACTCGTCGCGGGCGCCAGGGCGGGTGCGGAAGGCCCCGAAGCCGTTCTCGACGCGGCGAGGAGCACTCTCGCCGCGCGTCCCGAGGTGGCCGTCGACTACTTGGAACTGCGGAGTACGGAGCTGGGGCCGCCGCCCGCCGACGGCGAAGCACGGCTGCTGGTGGCCGCCAGGGTCGGCAGCACCCGACTCATCGACAACGTCGGACTCCTGCTCGGCGCGGCGGCCGAGTACGGCATCGAGCGGTGA
- the folK gene encoding 2-amino-4-hydroxy-6-hydroxymethyldihydropteridine diphosphokinase — protein sequence MSRAVLSLGSNLGDRMGYLRLAVDALRDVLVAVSSVYETEPWGVTDQPDFLNAVCVVDDPERDHWAWLRTARELERRAERVRERRWGPRTLDVDVVTVDGVRSDHPDLLLPHPGTHERATVLVPWLEIDPDAEVPGKGRADELLAALPEADRAGVRLRADLTF from the coding sequence ATGAGCAGGGCGGTGTTGTCCCTGGGGTCCAACCTGGGGGATCGGATGGGCTACCTGCGTCTCGCCGTGGACGCGCTGCGGGACGTGCTCGTGGCCGTGTCCTCGGTGTACGAGACCGAGCCGTGGGGAGTCACGGACCAGCCCGACTTCCTCAACGCCGTGTGCGTCGTGGACGACCCGGAGCGGGATCACTGGGCCTGGCTGCGTACGGCTCGGGAACTCGAACGCCGCGCGGAGCGGGTGCGGGAACGCCGGTGGGGGCCGCGCACGCTCGACGTGGACGTGGTGACGGTGGACGGCGTCCGTTCCGATCACCCGGACCTGCTGCTGCCGCATCCCGGTACCCACGAGCGGGCGACCGTGCTCGTCCCGTGGCTGGAGATCGACCCCGACGCCGAGGTGCCCGGCAAGGGCCGAGCCGACGAACTGCTCGCCGCGCTGCCCGAGGCCGATCGCGCCGGGGTGCGATTGCGTGCCGATCTGACGTTCTGA
- a CDS encoding histone-like nucleoid-structuring protein Lsr2, giving the protein MAQKVLVSLVDDLDGSEADETVEFGLDGINYEIDLSAENAEELRDALAQYVEHARRAGGRKRSSSRSSVKAPARSAAVDREQNQAIRAWARKNGFEVSDRGRIPSEVVEAYHRRN; this is encoded by the coding sequence ATGGCGCAGAAGGTCCTTGTGTCCCTCGTGGACGACCTGGACGGGTCGGAGGCCGATGAGACGGTCGAGTTCGGTCTTGACGGTATAAACTACGAGATCGATCTCTCGGCCGAAAATGCCGAAGAATTGCGTGACGCCCTTGCCCAGTACGTCGAACACGCTCGCCGGGCCGGTGGGCGGAAGAGGTCGTCGAGCAGGAGCTCCGTGAAAGCGCCCGCCCGTTCGGCCGCCGTGGACCGCGAGCAGAACCAGGCAATTCGTGCGTGGGCGCGGAAGAACGGTTTCGAGGTCTCGGATCGTGGACGTATCCCGTCCGAGGTCGTGGAAGCCTACCACCGCAGGAACTGA
- a CDS encoding DUF6779 domain-containing protein, with product MTGVGDDSRDRSTTKPWLAVGFLLAIGATLALVLTDDLRWIRLAVVAALWAALIGALLAVKYRKQAVINEKSVVKAQQIYELELQKEIAARREHELQVESETRQRIEAERRDELEALRKELRSLRDNLQSLFGGEVLWERVALTAQSTRMRKLGDDRRVVTASDADERPAITVGADPADSPTELIGRIRDLDEEPANDPVEEAVVPRAEQPRRREPGRSRSRFVPRPARPAEDSRPAQKPVDPPTRRVKPRPGAAMARASEAASRARAEMSRPSQRPVAGPNGKSAYVPHRAPEPEPSAAPAEGVVARSLDPEGTPPPRQSRPAMEEAPTRTQPPVDARTTVTPPVGGRPGKPPVRPQAPDAAAEARKPAEAPRRAPAESEAEAAVEATVAERLQVPATESASEGEQARRSGTHKRRAEPDAAAPASGGGRRYRADGEEPAWMSAVPSNPSRHSRASADSDDTGSSASSGGRRRAPEPAENDAEPAGSHSEGRSVSELLAAYGASGSTPRRRRRAAD from the coding sequence ATGACTGGCGTGGGTGACGACTCGCGGGACCGTTCGACGACGAAACCGTGGTTGGCTGTTGGCTTCCTACTCGCTATCGGTGCCACCCTCGCCTTGGTGCTGACCGACGACTTGCGGTGGATCCGGCTCGCCGTCGTCGCCGCGCTGTGGGCGGCGCTGATCGGCGCCCTCCTGGCGGTGAAGTACCGCAAGCAGGCGGTGATCAACGAGAAGTCAGTCGTCAAGGCCCAGCAGATCTACGAGCTTGAGCTCCAGAAGGAGATCGCCGCTCGGCGGGAACACGAGCTGCAGGTCGAGTCGGAGACCCGGCAGCGGATCGAGGCGGAACGCCGCGACGAGCTCGAAGCCCTGCGGAAGGAGCTGCGCAGCCTGCGGGACAACCTGCAGAGCCTGTTCGGTGGCGAGGTGTTGTGGGAACGCGTGGCGTTGACGGCGCAGTCCACGCGGATGCGCAAGCTCGGTGACGACCGGCGGGTCGTGACGGCGAGCGACGCGGACGAGCGGCCCGCGATCACGGTGGGGGCGGACCCCGCCGACTCGCCCACCGAGCTGATCGGCCGTATCCGGGATCTCGACGAGGAACCGGCGAACGACCCGGTGGAGGAGGCGGTGGTGCCTCGCGCCGAACAGCCTCGGCGCCGGGAGCCCGGAAGGTCGCGTTCCCGGTTCGTGCCGCGTCCGGCGCGTCCCGCCGAGGACAGCCGTCCGGCCCAGAAGCCCGTCGACCCTCCCACCCGCCGGGTGAAGCCGAGGCCGGGGGCGGCGATGGCGCGGGCCAGCGAGGCCGCCAGCCGGGCACGGGCGGAGATGTCACGCCCGAGCCAGCGTCCCGTCGCGGGGCCCAACGGCAAGTCCGCCTACGTGCCTCACCGCGCTCCCGAACCCGAACCGTCCGCCGCCCCGGCGGAGGGCGTGGTCGCGCGGTCACTCGACCCGGAAGGTACCCCGCCCCCACGCCAGAGCCGACCGGCGATGGAGGAGGCCCCGACCCGCACCCAGCCTCCCGTGGACGCCAGGACCACCGTGACGCCGCCCGTCGGCGGCCGTCCGGGCAAGCCGCCGGTACGACCCCAGGCCCCCGACGCCGCCGCGGAGGCCCGCAAGCCCGCCGAGGCGCCCCGGCGTGCCCCGGCGGAGTCCGAGGCGGAGGCCGCGGTCGAGGCCACCGTCGCCGAGCGACTCCAGGTCCCCGCGACCGAGTCCGCCTCCGAGGGTGAGCAGGCGCGTCGCTCCGGAACTCACAAGCGGCGCGCCGAGCCGGACGCGGCGGCCCCGGCTTCCGGGGGCGGCAGGCGCTACCGTGCCGACGGCGAGGAACCGGCGTGGATGTCGGCCGTGCCCTCGAACCCCTCGCGGCACTCACGGGCCTCCGCCGACTCCGACGACACGGGAAGCTCGGCGAGCTCCGGCGGTCGTCGGCGCGCTCCCGAGCCCGCGGAGAACGACGCCGAGCCCGCGGGCTCCCACTCCGAGGGCCGTTCGGTGAGCGAATTGCTCGCGGCCTACGGGGCGAGCGGTTCCACGCCTCGCCGACGTCGCCGCGCCGCCGACTGA
- a CDS encoding type III pantothenate kinase: MLLTIDVGNSNIALGLYRGRGENARLIRDWRMRTDPRLTADEMALTMRGLLGPYADDVTGISALSTVPAVLRELRVMLDRYYPAIPKIIVQPGVRTGVPLLVDNPKEVGGDRLVNTLAAHHLHNTACVVVDFGTSTNVDAISAKGEFLGGAFAPGIDISVDALASRAAALRKVELVRPRSVIGKNTVECLQSGILYGFAGQVDGLVRRITRELAGTSGEPVTVIATGGLAPLVVGESETITEHVPHLTLLGLRLVFERNTVERNTSAGRRPRP; the protein is encoded by the coding sequence TTGCTGCTCACCATCGACGTCGGTAACTCGAACATCGCCCTCGGCCTGTACCGGGGCAGGGGCGAGAACGCGCGGCTGATACGCGATTGGCGTATGCGGACCGATCCGCGGCTGACCGCCGACGAGATGGCGCTTACCATGCGCGGCTTGCTCGGTCCGTACGCCGACGACGTCACGGGAATCAGCGCCCTGTCGACGGTGCCCGCGGTGTTACGGGAACTGCGGGTGATGCTCGACCGCTACTATCCCGCGATTCCGAAGATCATTGTGCAGCCGGGCGTACGCACCGGCGTTCCGCTGCTCGTGGACAACCCGAAGGAGGTGGGCGGCGACCGGCTCGTTAACACGCTCGCCGCCCATCATCTTCACAACACGGCCTGCGTCGTGGTCGATTTCGGCACGTCGACCAACGTGGACGCGATTTCGGCCAAGGGGGAGTTCCTCGGCGGAGCCTTCGCGCCGGGAATCGACATTTCCGTCGACGCCCTGGCGTCCCGCGCGGCCGCGTTGCGCAAGGTGGAGCTGGTTCGGCCCCGATCGGTGATCGGCAAGAACACGGTCGAGTGCCTTCAGTCCGGCATTCTGTACGGTTTCGCGGGACAGGTGGACGGCCTCGTCAGAAGGATCACTCGCGAGTTGGCCGGTACTTCGGGGGAGCCGGTGACGGTGATCGCCACCGGTGGCTTGGCCCCACTCGTGGTCGGGGAGTCGGAAACCATCACCGAACACGTGCCACACCTCACCCTGCTGGGGCTTCGTCTCGTTTTCGAGAGGAACACCGTCGAGAGGAACACCTCTGCGGGGCGGCGGCCACGTCCGTGA
- a CDS encoding MerR family transcriptional regulator: MFTIGELSRRTGLSVKTIRFYSDEGLLPPTDRTPAGYRLYDEHAMARLELVRTLRELGIGLTEVEAVLARATTLPEVAAKHVEVLDEQIRVLRLRRAVLRAVTKRHSAPDEVKLMNKLASMSDEERKRLVDEFWDEIFEGLEVDSEFYGRMRQCKPELPDDPTPEQLEAWIEFAELIQDADFRKRIRAMSEQQSEVIRERNGAVDALTKAQTEHWNDWSERAQRALDEGLAPDSPVGAELAAEIARLGAEPGRADTPELRRAIADRIASGTDRRAERYWQLLAVINGWPPVPTRVPAAEWIVAALRASAK, translated from the coding sequence TTGTTCACGATCGGGGAACTGTCCCGGCGTACCGGGCTGTCCGTCAAGACCATCCGGTTCTACTCCGACGAGGGACTGCTACCGCCCACCGACCGCACTCCCGCGGGATACCGCCTCTACGACGAGCACGCGATGGCCCGGCTCGAACTGGTCCGGACCCTGCGCGAACTCGGCATCGGGCTCACCGAGGTCGAGGCCGTGCTCGCACGGGCGACCACCCTGCCCGAGGTCGCCGCGAAACACGTGGAGGTGCTCGACGAGCAGATCCGCGTGTTGCGGCTGCGACGGGCGGTCCTGCGGGCGGTGACGAAACGACATTCAGCACCGGACGAGGTGAAGTTGATGAACAAACTCGCGTCCATGTCGGACGAGGAACGCAAGCGGCTGGTCGACGAGTTCTGGGACGAGATCTTCGAAGGCCTGGAGGTGGACTCGGAGTTCTACGGCAGGATGCGGCAGTGCAAGCCCGAACTGCCCGACGACCCGACGCCCGAACAGCTCGAAGCGTGGATCGAGTTCGCGGAGTTGATCCAGGACGCCGACTTCCGGAAACGGATCCGCGCCATGAGCGAACAACAGTCCGAGGTGATCCGCGAGCGCAACGGCGCCGTCGACGCCCTGACGAAGGCCCAGACCGAGCACTGGAATGACTGGAGCGAGCGGGCGCAGCGGGCTCTGGACGAGGGGCTGGCCCCCGACTCCCCGGTCGGCGCCGAACTCGCCGCCGAGATCGCGAGGCTCGGCGCGGAGCCCGGACGGGCCGACACTCCCGAACTGCGGCGCGCGATAGCCGATCGGATTGCGAGCGGTACCGACCGGCGAGCCGAGCGGTACTGGCAGTTGCTGGCCGTCATCAACGGGTGGCCCCCGGTTCCCACCAGGGTCCCCGCGGCGGAGTGGATCGTCGCCGCGCTCCGCGCCTCGGCGAAGTGA
- a CDS encoding DUF3558 domain-containing protein — protein MRRCLCAVVGLCLATVTAGCSAEPTEGVASETPTSSGTAAVRANGLPHSGAPAVSTPLPESVLPQDPCRAFTRQQIVEALGADAPEGERDDIATGPWCSWQDSTTGAGIFVNFLTETREGLSTLYRNMRPVVKVWREIPSIGGFPAVAFQSTENQRACSVNVGLSDVYAVSVSVVPGRAKKDRVDLCELSGKLAQTLVDNLKERAGR, from the coding sequence ATGAGACGGTGTCTCTGCGCGGTGGTGGGGCTGTGCCTTGCCACCGTGACGGCGGGGTGTTCGGCGGAGCCGACGGAAGGGGTCGCCTCGGAGACACCCACGTCGAGCGGCACGGCCGCCGTCCGGGCGAACGGATTGCCGCACAGCGGGGCTCCCGCGGTGTCCACTCCACTGCCGGAATCGGTGCTTCCGCAGGACCCGTGCCGGGCCTTCACCCGGCAGCAGATCGTCGAGGCCCTGGGCGCGGACGCGCCGGAAGGAGAGCGCGACGACATCGCCACCGGCCCTTGGTGTTCCTGGCAGGACAGCACCACGGGCGCGGGAATCTTCGTCAACTTCCTCACCGAGACGCGCGAGGGCTTGAGCACCCTGTACCGGAACATGAGACCGGTCGTGAAGGTGTGGCGGGAGATTCCGTCGATCGGTGGGTTCCCGGCAGTCGCCTTCCAAAGCACCGAGAACCAAAGGGCGTGCTCGGTCAACGTCGGGCTGTCCGACGTCTACGCGGTGAGTGTCTCGGTGGTGCCCGGCCGGGCGAAGAAGGACCGGGTCGATCTCTGCGAGCTCTCGGGGAAATTGGCCCAGACCTTAGTGGACAACTTGAAAGAGAGGGCGGGACGGTGA
- a CDS encoding DUF2520 domain-containing protein, which yields MTRPARLTVGVVSAGRVGSVLGAALARAGHSVVAASGVSDASVRRAERLLPGVPLLPPDEVVGRADLVLLALPDDVLGPMVAGLANAGAFRAGQIVVHTCGAHGIDVLRPAVEKGALPLALHPVMTFTGALEDLQRLDSCSMGVTAPDGDEAAWNVGEALTMEMGAEPVRIPEAARPLYHASLAHGANHLATLVADCVELLRHNGVRDPERLLAPLLSAALDNALRHGDRALTGPVARGDVGTVRTHLRVLGERAPELRPAYSALARRTAERASRVGLLGPDAAREIADLLDNGREGT from the coding sequence GTGACCCGCCCCGCGCGGCTCACGGTCGGTGTCGTGTCGGCGGGCAGGGTCGGCAGCGTGCTGGGCGCTGCGCTCGCCCGCGCCGGTCACTCCGTGGTCGCGGCGTCCGGGGTGTCCGATGCGTCCGTGCGGCGGGCGGAGCGGTTGCTGCCCGGAGTTCCTCTGTTGCCACCCGACGAGGTGGTCGGCCGCGCCGACCTCGTGTTGCTGGCCTTGCCCGACGACGTCCTCGGCCCCATGGTGGCGGGACTGGCGAATGCGGGAGCGTTCCGAGCGGGACAGATCGTCGTGCACACCTGTGGTGCTCACGGCATCGACGTACTGCGTCCCGCCGTGGAGAAAGGAGCGCTGCCCCTGGCGTTGCACCCGGTGATGACCTTCACCGGAGCGCTTGAGGACCTCCAGCGTCTCGACTCGTGCAGCATGGGGGTCACAGCCCCGGACGGCGACGAAGCGGCCTGGAACGTCGGCGAGGCCCTGACCATGGAGATGGGCGCGGAGCCGGTCCGCATCCCGGAGGCCGCGCGGCCCCTTTACCACGCCTCCCTGGCGCACGGAGCCAACCACCTCGCGACGTTGGTCGCGGACTGTGTGGAATTGTTACGGCACAACGGTGTTCGCGATCCCGAACGCCTTCTCGCCCCGCTGCTGTCCGCCGCGCTCGACAACGCGTTGAGGCACGGTGACCGCGCGCTCACCGGACCGGTCGCGCGAGGAGACGTGGGAACCGTGCGGACACACCTGCGGGTGCTCGGCGAGCGGGCTCCCGAGCTGCGTCCCGCCTACAGCGCGCTGGCTCGACGAACGGCCGAGAGAGCGAGCCGGGTCGGACTGCTCGGACCCGACGCCGCCCGTGAGATCGCCGATCTGCTCGACAACGGACGTGAGGGCACGTGA
- a CDS encoding DUF3180 domain-containing protein, with the protein MHFTRARDLLVAVVIGFGLTFPLFRLAFGSLPSLPTLAGVTLLVLALGETVLAFAIRSRIKERRVESGIGIARAVVLAKASSLLGALMVGAWLGALAYLAPRSGEIVAAANDLPATVVGACCAAALIGAALWLEHCCRAPKNGDDTDSDRSSTG; encoded by the coding sequence ATGCATTTCACGCGGGCACGGGATCTCCTCGTCGCCGTGGTGATCGGTTTCGGCCTCACGTTTCCCCTCTTCCGTCTCGCGTTCGGGTCGTTGCCCTCCTTGCCGACGCTCGCGGGGGTGACGTTGCTCGTGCTCGCGCTGGGGGAGACGGTTCTCGCGTTCGCGATCCGCTCGCGTATCAAGGAACGCCGGGTGGAATCGGGTATCGGTATCGCCAGAGCGGTGGTCCTGGCCAAGGCCTCGTCGTTGCTGGGGGCTTTGATGGTGGGCGCGTGGCTCGGCGCGCTGGCCTATCTCGCCCCTCGTTCGGGGGAAATCGTGGCGGCCGCGAACGACCTGCCCGCCACCGTCGTCGGCGCGTGCTGCGCGGCGGCGCTCATCGGCGCGGCCCTGTGGTTGGAGCACTGTTGTCGTGCGCCGAAGAACGGCGACGACACGGATTCCGATCGTTCATCGACCGGTTAG
- a CDS encoding PrsW family intramembrane metalloprotease, whose protein sequence is MKGVTTDRTPSTSPLLRRHPPRRVTVLLPVTGIVGLALSGLLVLGLATVRVGVLAVLIGVVVAVVPVLAVVAAFLWIDRWEPEPAKLLLLTFAWGACVATLTALLVNDTAEAVGEFLLGEGNGGKVSALVSAPLVEEAVKTVPVLALMWRRSHEFDGVVDGIVYAGFSAAGFAFTENVYYFGRAFVEHGFGDGISAGVFAAFILRGLLSPFAHPLFTVLIGIGVGLVVHSRNRGAKIMLPLAAYVGAVLLHALWNAAATLGGADVFLNVYFLIMVPIFVAVVMIMVWQRRREQRVIAATLPGMAEAGWIAPSEVPLLASLSDRRKWRKQARKESGRAAAKAVGAYQAAVTELAFARRWEGSPTSERMRTDYLSRRQAELLAVLKQTRAEAVRLARSGTDG, encoded by the coding sequence GTGAAGGGAGTCACCACCGACCGGACACCGTCGACGTCACCACTGCTGCGGAGACACCCGCCACGGCGCGTTACCGTGCTGCTACCCGTGACCGGGATCGTGGGCTTGGCACTGTCGGGTCTGCTCGTCCTGGGCCTGGCCACCGTGCGCGTCGGCGTGCTCGCGGTGCTCATCGGTGTGGTCGTCGCCGTGGTGCCCGTGTTGGCGGTGGTGGCGGCGTTTCTGTGGATCGACCGCTGGGAGCCGGAACCGGCGAAGCTCCTGCTGCTGACGTTCGCGTGGGGCGCGTGTGTCGCGACCCTGACAGCCCTGCTCGTCAACGACACCGCCGAGGCGGTGGGTGAGTTCCTGCTGGGGGAGGGCAACGGCGGCAAGGTGAGTGCCCTGGTGTCCGCCCCGCTCGTCGAGGAGGCCGTCAAGACCGTGCCGGTGCTCGCGCTCATGTGGCGCCGTTCGCACGAGTTCGACGGCGTGGTCGACGGCATCGTGTACGCCGGGTTCAGCGCGGCCGGCTTCGCGTTCACCGAGAACGTCTACTACTTCGGGCGGGCGTTCGTCGAGCACGGGTTCGGTGACGGCATCTCGGCGGGCGTGTTCGCGGCCTTCATCCTGCGCGGGCTGCTGTCGCCGTTCGCCCACCCGCTCTTTACGGTGCTGATCGGCATCGGGGTGGGGCTGGTGGTGCACTCCCGCAATCGCGGGGCGAAGATCATGCTCCCGCTCGCCGCGTACGTGGGGGCGGTGCTGTTGCACGCGCTGTGGAACGCCGCCGCCACGCTCGGCGGGGCCGACGTGTTCCTCAACGTCTACTTCCTCATCATGGTGCCGATCTTCGTCGCGGTAGTGATGATCATGGTGTGGCAGCGGAGACGGGAGCAGCGCGTCATCGCGGCCACCCTGCCGGGGATGGCCGAAGCGGGGTGGATCGCGCCCTCCGAGGTGCCGTTGCTGGCCAGCCTCAGCGATCGACGGAAGTGGCGCAAGCAGGCTCGTAAGGAGTCCGGAAGGGCGGCGGCCAAGGCGGTGGGCGCCTATCAGGCCGCGGTGACGGAGCTCGCCTTCGCGCGGCGGTGGGAGGGCTCGCCCACCTCGGAGCGGATGCGCACCGACTACCTGTCCAGGCGCCAGGCCGAGCTGCTGGCGGTGTTGAAGCAGACGAGGGCCGAGGCGGTGCGCCTCGCCCGGTCCGGCACCGACGGGTGA
- a CDS encoding TIGR03086 family metal-binding protein, with protein MSNRSELRNVVGSAREAFLGVLATVPAGALDEPTPCEHYTVRGLLNHLLYWTPRLATAVRGESPPAPTGGENETDLVTDDWRAVLAADVGRLVKALRDPSAWDGVVPFGAAELPAHRVGAMALIEFVVHGWDLAVATGVEFRCEPEVALAVFRALEEFASAGRQHGVFGAEVPVAENAVPIARLLGLSGRDPEWSK; from the coding sequence GTGTCGAATCGATCGGAACTTCGAAACGTCGTCGGCTCCGCGAGGGAAGCGTTTCTCGGCGTACTGGCCACCGTCCCCGCCGGCGCCCTGGACGAGCCCACGCCGTGCGAGCACTACACCGTCCGGGGTCTGCTGAACCACTTGCTGTACTGGACACCGAGGTTGGCCACGGCCGTGCGCGGAGAGTCACCACCTGCCCCGACCGGAGGTGAGAACGAGACGGATCTGGTGACCGACGACTGGCGGGCGGTACTCGCCGCCGACGTCGGACGACTCGTGAAGGCGCTGCGCGATCCGTCGGCGTGGGACGGTGTCGTCCCGTTCGGTGCCGCGGAGCTGCCCGCTCACCGGGTTGGTGCGATGGCGCTGATCGAGTTCGTCGTCCACGGCTGGGACCTCGCCGTGGCCACGGGCGTGGAGTTTCGCTGCGAGCCCGAGGTCGCGCTCGCCGTTTTCCGGGCTCTTGAGGAATTCGCGTCCGCGGGAAGGCAGCACGGCGTGTTCGGTGCCGAGGTGCCCGTGGCCGAAAACGCCGTTCCAATAGCGAGATTGCTCGGGTTGTCGGGACGTGACCCTGAGTGGAGTAAATGA